In one window of uncultured Fusobacterium sp. DNA:
- a CDS encoding NAD-dependent epimerase/dehydratase family protein — protein MEKKTLMITGASGFIGSNFIERYKEKYNIISVDLLKVKPEQLNFENVDCVLHLAALVHQMNGAPREKYFEINTKLTKRMAEESKKQGVKHFVFYSTVKVYGYDGDLYNHNIILNENSPCNPKNDPYGESKWEAEKILKNLEDENFKVGIIRPPMVYGKGVKGNMKSLIKLIEKFLILPFNYNKNKRSLVNIENLMYLTSLVIDKEAQGVFLPLDEKNLSLKEIVEGIEKAYELKRLNISMPQPFFWLLTKLKPNIMVRLYGSLHFENKETKEKLNYTPQVTYENGIKKMIGDE, from the coding sequence ATGGAAAAGAAAACTCTTATGATAACAGGAGCTAGTGGATTTATAGGAAGTAATTTTATAGAAAGATACAAAGAAAAATATAATATTATTTCTGTAGATCTATTAAAAGTAAAACCTGAACAATTAAATTTTGAAAATGTTGATTGTGTACTTCATCTTGCTGCACTTGTCCATCAAATGAATGGAGCACCTAGAGAGAAATATTTTGAAATAAATACAAAATTAACAAAGAGAATGGCAGAAGAAAGTAAAAAACAAGGAGTAAAACATTTTGTTTTTTACAGTACAGTAAAAGTTTATGGTTATGATGGGGATTTATATAATCATAATATTATTTTAAATGAAAATTCTCCATGTAATCCTAAAAATGATCCATATGGAGAAAGCAAATGGGAAGCAGAAAAAATATTAAAAAATCTTGAAGATGAGAATTTTAAAGTTGGGATAATAAGACCGCCAATGGTTTATGGAAAAGGTGTAAAAGGAAATATGAAAAGTTTAATTAAGCTTATAGAAAAATTTCTGATACTACCTTTTAACTATAATAAAAATAAAAGAAGTTTAGTAAATATAGAAAATCTTATGTATTTAACAAGTTTAGTTATAGATAAAGAAGCTCAAGGAGTATTTCTTCCTTTAGATGAAAAAAATTTATCATTAAAAGAAATAGTTGAAGGAATAGAAAAAGCATATGAATTAAAAAGATTAAATATTTCAATGCCTCAACCTTTCTTTTGGTTACTTACAAAACTAAAACCAAATATAATGGTAAGATTATATGGTAGTTTACACTTTGAAAATAAAGAAACAAAAGAAAAATTAAATTATACTCCACAAGTAACTTATGAAAATGGAATAAAAAAAATGATTGGTGATGAATGA
- a CDS encoding nucleoside-diphosphate sugar epimerase/dehydratase: MFENRRTIVKLFLDAGAIVVAVFFAFILRYENVEISTELLREVVYYTGIYYAISIAFKNIQISWSYTDSYDVFKLITIHIITLILTIFFYSILREDYSRQVLALTFLFSLVIQLLMRMFFRMNRQYKYGFLKPKHENGKRALIYGAGEAGVMLARESKLNKNFSYNILGFIDDDKKKQGIYINGIKVYGNKQTIKHYVQKLKIEVLIIAIPSLELEDLKHVMKEMENLINVEVKMLPLIEKSLADEPLLNKIRNVKIEDLLGREQVIINDGSIKGLIEGKTIFVTGGAGSIGSELARQIAKFKPKKLVTLDVNENDIYFLELELKRKYTDLNLISEICNIREKEKLEFLFEKYRPNVVFHAAAHKHVPLMEHNPEEAIKNNIFGTKKVAECADKYGVERMVLISTDKAVNPTNLMGASKRACELVIEHMNKISKNTKFMAVRFGNVLGSNGSVIPIFKKLIEEGKNLTLTHKDITRYFMTIPEAAQLVIEAGAIGKGGEIFILDMGKPVKIYDLAKSMIRLSNANVGIDIIGLRPGEKLYEELLYDVNSAIKTENKKIFITKIEDGAVDITKYFDRLEECTHRPNIEEIKEVMKELVVSYKEVKYN, from the coding sequence ATGTTTGAAAACAGAAGAACAATTGTAAAATTATTTTTAGATGCTGGGGCCATAGTTGTTGCAGTTTTTTTTGCATTTATTTTAAGATATGAAAACGTTGAAATTAGTACAGAACTATTGAGAGAAGTCGTATACTATACAGGAATATATTACGCTATTTCAATTGCATTTAAAAATATACAAATAAGTTGGAGTTACACAGACTCTTATGATGTATTTAAACTAATCACAATTCATATTATCACTTTAATACTAACAATATTTTTCTACTCAATCCTAAGAGAAGATTATTCAAGACAGGTTTTAGCACTTACTTTTCTTTTTTCACTTGTAATTCAACTTTTAATGAGAATGTTTTTCAGAATGAATAGGCAGTATAAATATGGTTTTTTAAAACCAAAACATGAAAATGGAAAAAGAGCTTTAATTTATGGAGCAGGGGAAGCAGGAGTGATGCTTGCTAGGGAAAGTAAATTAAATAAGAACTTTTCGTATAATATTCTTGGATTTATAGATGATGATAAAAAGAAACAAGGAATCTATATAAATGGAATAAAAGTGTATGGAAATAAGCAAACTATAAAGCACTATGTACAAAAATTAAAAATAGAAGTTTTGATCATAGCAATTCCTTCATTAGAATTAGAAGACTTAAAACATGTAATGAAGGAAATGGAAAATTTAATTAACGTTGAAGTAAAAATGCTTCCTTTAATAGAAAAGAGTCTTGCAGATGAACCTCTATTAAATAAAATAAGAAATGTAAAGATAGAAGATTTACTAGGAAGAGAACAGGTTATTATAAATGACGGAAGTATAAAAGGACTTATTGAAGGAAAAACAATATTTGTTACAGGAGGAGCAGGAAGTATAGGATCTGAGCTTGCAAGACAAATAGCTAAATTTAAGCCTAAAAAACTTGTCACTCTTGATGTAAATGAAAATGATATTTATTTCTTAGAGCTTGAACTTAAAAGAAAATATACAGATTTAAATTTGATATCAGAGATATGTAACATAAGAGAAAAAGAAAAGTTAGAATTTCTTTTTGAGAAATATAGACCTAATGTTGTATTCCATGCAGCAGCTCATAAACATGTACCTTTAATGGAACATAATCCAGAAGAAGCTATAAAAAATAATATATTTGGAACTAAAAAGGTAGCAGAATGTGCAGATAAATATGGAGTAGAAAGAATGGTTCTGATCTCTACAGATAAAGCTGTAAATCCTACAAATCTTATGGGAGCAAGTAAAAGAGCTTGTGAGCTAGTAATAGAGCATATGAATAAAATATCAAAGAATACTAAGTTTATGGCTGTAAGATTTGGAAATGTATTAGGAAGTAATGGATCAGTAATTCCAATATTTAAAAAACTTATAGAAGAAGGGAAAAATCTTACACTTACTCATAAAGACATAACAAGATATTTTATGACAATTCCAGAAGCAGCTCAACTTGTTATTGAAGCAGGAGCAATAGGAAAAGGTGGAGAGATATTTATTCTAGATATGGGAAAACCTGTAAAAATATATGATCTTGCAAAGAGTATGATAAGACTTTCAAATGCTAATGTAGGGATAGATATTATAGGGCTTAGACCAGGAGAAAAGTTATATGAAGAGCTTCTTTATGATGTTAATTCAGCTATAAAGACAGAGAATAAGAAGATATTTATAACAAAAATAGAAGATGGAGCAGTGGACATAACTAAATATTTTGATAGATTAGAAGAGTGTACTCATAGACCGAATATCGAAGAGATTAAAGAAGTTATGAAAGAGCTTGTAGTATCATACAAGGAAGTGAAATACAACTAA
- a CDS encoding sugar transferase, which yields MLLKRLFDIVASFCGIIFLFPIMLVVGVIIKLTSKGPILFKQRRLTINAKEFTIYKFRSMRTDFDKDAKGIQVKGSSNAITPIGKIIRKTKLDELPQLFNILMGDMSFIGPRPELPRRLKYYSERDKGIFKVRSGISSPASIVFSDEEYLMNQVKDPEKFYIEQIMPYKIDLNLYYVETRSFWNDIYLIIATFLKILNKVDNSSIIKDKELLDKKKEIEKKIGVEY from the coding sequence ATGTTATTAAAAAGATTGTTTGATATAGTAGCTTCATTTTGTGGAATTATTTTTCTTTTTCCTATAATGTTAGTGGTTGGAGTGATAATAAAACTTACATCAAAAGGACCAATTTTATTTAAGCAAAGAAGACTAACTATTAATGCAAAAGAGTTTACTATATATAAATTTAGAAGTATGAGAACAGATTTTGATAAAGATGCAAAAGGAATTCAAGTAAAAGGAAGTAGTAATGCAATTACTCCAATAGGAAAAATTATTAGAAAAACAAAATTAGATGAACTGCCACAACTTTTTAATATTCTTATGGGAGATATGAGTTTTATAGGACCAAGACCTGAATTACCAAGAAGACTTAAATATTATTCTGAAAGAGATAAAGGGATATTTAAAGTAAGAAGTGGAATATCTTCACCTGCAAGTATAGTTTTTTCAGATGAAGAGTATCTAATGAATCAAGTAAAAGATCCAGAAAAATTTTATATAGAGCAGATAATGCCATATAAGATAGATTTGAATCTTTACTATGTAGAAACAAGAAGTTTTTGGAATGATATTTATCTTATTATTGCTACTTTTTTAAAAATATTAAATAAGGTTGATAACAGTAGCATTATAAAAGATAAAGAATTACTAGACAAGAAAAAAGAGATAGAAAAGAAAATAGGGGTTGAGTATTAA
- a CDS encoding glycosyltransferase family 4 protein, producing the protein MKNILFIFLRHSENPNDSTLTKDLSDEFFKQGNNVTVVTILEKKYKRETQLKIENGYEVLRVKTGNYFNVSNSVEKGITSLTMISKLKREIINYLGKKRYDLIITHTPFISTEKLINPLKSYFKCPAHLILWDIFPQNAKDIGILKNKLLFSYFKYNERKMFLAYECIWCMSEGNVNYLRENYSYLDKEKIKLLRNWARIKPNIEINKEEIRKKYGFLKNDYIAVFGGNMGKPQKLENILSLAKKCLEYKDIKFLFVGNGSERERIEKLAKANSLLNVIFINYIPREEYEKLIASCDIGIVSLDERFTVPNFPSKTTDYFKLSLPIFASLDKCSAGDYGEFLQKKVKGGLFANADNIDELYSQFIRLYDNEKLRKNLGNNGRKYYEEYLGVDKAYNIIINKINFK; encoded by the coding sequence ATGAAAAATATTTTATTTATTTTTTTAAGACATTCAGAAAACCCTAATGATTCAACTTTAACAAAAGATTTATCAGATGAATTTTTTAAACAAGGGAATAATGTAACAGTTGTTACTATTCTTGAAAAAAAATATAAAAGAGAAACTCAATTAAAAATAGAAAATGGGTATGAAGTTTTAAGAGTTAAAACTGGAAATTATTTTAATGTGTCAAATAGTGTAGAAAAAGGAATTACATCTTTAACTATGATTTCTAAGTTAAAAAGAGAAATTATAAATTATTTAGGAAAGAAAAGATATGATTTAATTATCACTCATACTCCGTTTATATCAACAGAAAAGTTAATAAATCCTTTAAAAAGTTATTTTAAGTGCCCAGCACATCTTATTTTATGGGATATATTTCCACAAAATGCTAAAGATATAGGAATTTTAAAAAATAAATTACTATTTTCATATTTTAAATATAATGAAAGAAAGATGTTTCTAGCATATGAATGTATATGGTGTATGTCAGAAGGAAATGTGAATTATTTAAGAGAAAATTATTCTTACCTAGATAAAGAAAAAATTAAACTTTTAAGAAATTGGGCTAGAATAAAGCCAAATATTGAAATAAATAAAGAAGAAATAAGAAAAAAATATGGTTTTTTAAAAAATGATTATATTGCAGTTTTTGGTGGAAATATGGGAAAACCTCAAAAATTGGAAAATATTTTATCTTTGGCTAAAAAATGTTTAGAATATAAAGATATAAAATTTTTATTTGTTGGAAATGGCTCAGAAAGAGAAAGAATAGAAAAATTAGCTAAGGCAAATAGTCTTTTAAATGTTATTTTTATTAATTATATTCCAAGAGAAGAGTATGAAAAATTAATTGCTTCATGTGATATTGGAATTGTAAGTTTAGATGAGAGATTTACTGTGCCTAATTTTCCTTCAAAAACAACAGATTATTTTAAATTATCTTTACCAATATTTGCAAGCCTTGATAAATGTTCAGCAGGAGATTATGGAGAATTTTTGCAGAAAAAAGTTAAAGGAGGATTGTTTGCAAATGCAGATAATATAGATGAGTTATATAGTCAATTTATTAGATTGTATGATAATGAAAAGCTAAGAAAAAATTTAGGAAATAATGGAAGAAAATACTATGAGGAATATTTAGGTGTAGATAAAGCATATAATATTATTATAAATAAAATAAATTTTAAATAA